Below is a genomic region from Hylemonella gracilis.
GTCGAAGCGCAGACCCCGCTCGCGGGCCAGCCAGTCCTGGTAGAGGCGGATCTGCGGAATTCGGGGGGCGTGCCTGGCGGCGTCTGCGACTTGCGTTGCTTCATGGTGCGCCCAGGGTACTGCGCTGCGCCGGCTTTGCCAGCCGCGTGCAGCTCAGGGTTTGCACGGGGCCGCGCTCCTGTCCCTGCAGGTGCGTCGCCCCGGCGTCACTCCGACTACAGGCCCGGGCCCACGCGTGGCCCAGGCCTTCGCATAATCAGGGCATCGTCCCTACTGTCACGCCACCATGACCTCCATCTGGAAAAAACCCGTCAGCGTCGAGTCCGCCACCCAGTACGCCCAGAACACCGCCATCACGCACCTGGGCATTGAATTCCTGGAAATCGGCCCGGACTTCATCAAGGCCCGCGTGCCGGTGGACGCGCGCACGGTGCAACCCATGCGCTTGCTGCACGGCGGTGTGTCCGTCGTGCTGGCCGAGACCCTGGGCTCCATGGGCGCCTACTACGCCAGCCCCGAAGGCCAGGAAGTGGTGGGCCTGGACATCAACGCCAATCACCTACGCAGCGCGCGCGCCGGTTGGGTGACCGGTGTGGCACGGCCGGTGCACATCGGAC
It encodes:
- a CDS encoding hotdog fold thioesterase, which translates into the protein MTSIWKKPVSVESATQYAQNTAITHLGIEFLEIGPDFIKARVPVDARTVQPMRLLHGGVSVVLAETLGSMGAYYASPEGQEVVGLDINANHLRSARAGWVTGVARPVHIGRSTHVWQIELRNEADEMVCISRITMAVLSSR